In Paraburkholderia youngii, the genomic stretch AGCAGTCGAATAATTGGTTTGGCCGAACTGGCCCTTCTGGCCGTTCACCGACGAAATGTTGATTACGCGGCCAAAGCCACGCTCGACCATGCCGTCGATCACCTGCTTGGTGACGTTGAACAGGCTCGTCAGGTTGGTGTCGATCACCGCGGTCCAGTCTTCGTGCGTCATCTTGCGGAACACAACGTCGCGCGTGATGCCGGCATTGTTGACCAGCACGTCGATCTCGCCGACTTCGGCCTTGACCTTGTCGAACGCGGCCTTGGTCGATTCCCAGTCGCCGACGTTGCCCTCGGAGGCGACGAAGTCGAAGCCAAGCGCTTTCTGCTCGTCGAGCCACTTTGCACGGCGCGGCGAATTCGGGCCGCAGCCCGCGATCACCTTGAAGCCTTCCTTGTGCAGACGCTGGCAGATGCTTGTGCCGATGCCGCCCATGCCGCCCGTTACGTACGCAATTCGCTGTGTCATAAACCACACTCCGTTATCGTTGTCGAGGCGCCTGCCGGCGGCCTCGTGCCTCGCCTGATGCTGGTTCACGTTGCCGCCGGGCGACCGTCTGGCAACGCGCGCTGCCGGCCCGAGTCATCTGTTGCAGCGCGCCCCACCGCCAGTTGGCGTGCGGCGCGGCCAGATGGCTGTGCCGGCGAAGGCCACGCGCGAACGGTCGCGGTCGCGCGCGGCGTACCCAGCGTACTTTAAACTCGCTCGACCGCGAGCGCGACACCCATGCCGCCGCCGATACACAACGACGCCAGACCCTTCTTCGCATCGCGCTTCTGCATTTCGTGCAGCAGCGTAACGAGAATCCGGCAGCCGGACGCGCCGATCGGGTGGCCGATCGCGATCGCGCCGCCGTTCACGTTGATCTTCGACGTGTCCCAGCCCATCTGCTTGTGCACGGCGAGCGCCTGTGCGGCAAACGCTTCGTTGATTTCCATCAGGTCGAGGTCGGCCGGCGTCCAGCCCGCGCGCTCGAGGCAGCGGCGCGAAGCCGGCACCGGGCCCATGCCCATCACCTTCGGATCGACACCCGCGTTCGCGTACGCCTTGATGCGCGCGAGCGGCGTGAGACCGAGCGCTTCCGCTTTCTTCAGCGACATCACGAGCACCGCGGCCGCGCCGTCGTTCAGGCCCGACGCATTCGCCGCCGTGACCGTGCCTTCCTTCGAGAACGCCGGCTTCAGGCCCGCGAGCGATTCGGCCGTCACGCCGTGACGCACGAATTCGTCGGTGGCGAAGCGCAGCGGCTCGCCCTTGCGTTGCGGAATCTCGACCGGCACGATTTCGTCGTTGAAGCGCCCTGCCTTCTGCGCGGCTTCCGCCTTGTTCTGCGACAGCGCCGCGAACGCATCCTGCTGTTCGCGCGTGATGTCGTGTTCCTTCGCGACGTTCTCAGCCGTCACGCCCATGTGGTACTGGTTGTAGACGTCCCACAGGCCGTCGACGATCATCGAGTCGATCAGCTTCGCGTCGCCCATGCGGAAACCATCGCGCGAACCCGGCAGCACGTGCGGCGCGGCGCTCATGTTTTCCTGGCCGCCTGCGACGACGATGTCCGCATCGCCGGCGATGATCGCGTTGGCCGCGAGCATCACGGCCTTCAGACCCGAGCCGCAAACCTTGTTGATCGTCATGCCGGGCACGGCCGACGGCAAACCCGCCTTGATCAGCGCCTGACGCGCGGGGTTCTGACCGGAGCCCGCCGTCAGCACCTGGCCCAAGATAACTTCGCTCACCTGTTCCGGCTTCACGCCGGCCCGTTCGAGTACGGCGCGCACCGCGACCGCTCCGAGTTCAGGTGCGGCAACCTTCGCCAGCGACCCACCAAACTTGCCCACTGCAGTACGAGCGGCCGATACGATCACAACATCAGTCATTTCCATATCCTCAGGGCATCCCGGCAAACCGCGCCGCAGCCCGTTACGTTAAAAATTGCGTCGCAACTTGCGTTGCTCTCACGCCTTCATCAACCAGACGCTCATTCACCTGCCAAACACCTATGCACCGGCCGACTGCACAGCAACTTCGAACGCGCGCGTCGGCCCGTGCGTGAAACCTACTCCCTCTGCCGCACGTAGCGGCCCGGCGCCGGCTCGATGACCGGGAATTCGTCGGAGCCCAGCGTGGCGCGCGGCTTCACCTTCTTGCCGCCGTACTGATCGAGCCAGTCGGTCCATTCGGGCCACCAGCTGCCGGGCACTTCCGTCGCCGCTTCGAACCATTCGTCCGCGCTTGCAGGCAGCGTCTTCGCGTCGCTCTCGAGCTTCCAGAAACTGCGCTTTTTCTTCGCGGGCGGATTGATCACGCCCGCGATATGACCCGACGCGCCGAGCACGAACTTCAGCGGTCCCGTGAGCAGCGGCGCGGACGCATACGCGGTTTGCCACGGCACGATATGGTCTTCGCGCGAACCGTAAATGAAGGTCGGCACGTCGATCTTCGACAGATCGATCGGCTCGCCGCAGGTGGTCAGCGCACCCGGCTCGCGCAGCTTGTTCTCCAGATACGTGTTGCGCAGATACCAGACGTACATCGGCCCCGGCACACTGGTCGAGTCGCTGTTCCAGTACAGCAGGTCGAACGGCACCGGCGTACGGCCCTTCAGGTAGTTGTCGACGACGTAGTTCCACACGAGGTCGTTCGGGCGCAGGAACGAGAACGTGTTCGCGAATTCGATGCCGCGCATCAGCCCCGGCGGCGCACCGTTCTTGCCGCCGATGGTCTGCTCGCGCATCTGCACGTGCGCCTCGTCGACGAACACGTCGAGCACCCCCGTGTCGGAGAAGTCGAGCATCGCAGTGAGCAGCGTCATCGACGCGGCCGGATGTTCGCCGCGCGCCGCGGCCACCGCGAGCGCGGTGGCGAGCAATGTGCCGCCGATGCAGAAGCCGAGCGTATTGATCTGCTCGCGGCCGCTGATCTGGCGCACGGTGTCGATCGAAGTGAGCACGCCCTCGGCGATGTAGTCGTCCCACGTCTTGTGCGCGATCGACTGATCGGCGTTGCGCCACGAAATCAGGAATACCTGGTGGCCCGAATCGAGCCCGTGCGCGACGAGCGAGTTTTCGGGCTGCAGGTCGAGGATGTAGTACTTGTTGATGCACGGCGGCACGATCAGGAGTGGCCGCTCGCGCACGGTCGCCGTGCGCGGCTTGTACTGGATCAGCTGCAGCAGATCGTTCTCGAACACGACCGAGCCTTCGGTGTTCGCGAGGTTCTCGCCGACCGCGAAACGCGATTCGTCGGTTTGAGAAATCTTGCCTCGCTGCATGTCGCCGAGCAGGTTCATCACACCCTGGCGCAGGCTCTCGCCCTTGCTGTCGAGCAGCGTTTTCTGCGCTTCGGGATTCAGCGCGAAGAAGTTGCTCGGCGAGGCCGCCGCAGTCCACTGCTGGACCGCGAAGCGAATGCGCTCGCGGGTTTTCGGCTGGGTATCGAGCGCGTCGACCATCTGCTGCAGATAGCGCGCGTTCAGCAGATACCACGCGGCGGT encodes the following:
- a CDS encoding 3-ketoacyl-ACP reductase, with protein sequence MTQRIAYVTGGMGGIGTSICQRLHKEGFKVIAGCGPNSPRRAKWLDEQKALGFDFVASEGNVGDWESTKAAFDKVKAEVGEIDVLVNNAGITRDVVFRKMTHEDWTAVIDTNLTSLFNVTKQVIDGMVERGFGRVINISSVNGQKGQFGQTNYSTAKAGIHGFTMSLAQEVATKGVTVNTVSPGYIGTDMVKAIRPDVLEKIVATIPVRRLGQPDEIGSIVAWLASDESGFATGADFSLNGGLHMG
- a CDS encoding acetyl-CoA C-acetyltransferase — translated: MTDVVIVSAARTAVGKFGGSLAKVAAPELGAVAVRAVLERAGVKPEQVSEVILGQVLTAGSGQNPARQALIKAGLPSAVPGMTINKVCGSGLKAVMLAANAIIAGDADIVVAGGQENMSAAPHVLPGSRDGFRMGDAKLIDSMIVDGLWDVYNQYHMGVTAENVAKEHDITREQQDAFAALSQNKAEAAQKAGRFNDEIVPVEIPQRKGEPLRFATDEFVRHGVTAESLAGLKPAFSKEGTVTAANASGLNDGAAAVLVMSLKKAEALGLTPLARIKAYANAGVDPKVMGMGPVPASRRCLERAGWTPADLDLMEINEAFAAQALAVHKQMGWDTSKINVNGGAIAIGHPIGASGCRILVTLLHEMQKRDAKKGLASLCIGGGMGVALAVERV
- the phaC gene encoding class I poly(R)-hydroxyalkanoic acid synthase; the protein is MQQFLDAWMNAWRSFGGPPNGAAFQMPSMPQMPDLAQITAGFPQIPAFPGMPDFSKLAVGALPGLNIPTAAIPPERLQKLQTDYSREAMELIQQATTSAIKAPELKDRRFSADAWSQAPAYAFTAAWYLLNARYLQQMVDALDTQPKTRERIRFAVQQWTAAASPSNFFALNPEAQKTLLDSKGESLRQGVMNLLGDMQRGKISQTDESRFAVGENLANTEGSVVFENDLLQLIQYKPRTATVRERPLLIVPPCINKYYILDLQPENSLVAHGLDSGHQVFLISWRNADQSIAHKTWDDYIAEGVLTSIDTVRQISGREQINTLGFCIGGTLLATALAVAAARGEHPAASMTLLTAMLDFSDTGVLDVFVDEAHVQMREQTIGGKNGAPPGLMRGIEFANTFSFLRPNDLVWNYVVDNYLKGRTPVPFDLLYWNSDSTSVPGPMYVWYLRNTYLENKLREPGALTTCGEPIDLSKIDVPTFIYGSREDHIVPWQTAYASAPLLTGPLKFVLGASGHIAGVINPPAKKKRSFWKLESDAKTLPASADEWFEAATEVPGSWWPEWTDWLDQYGGKKVKPRATLGSDEFPVIEPAPGRYVRQRE